From a region of the Triticum aestivum cultivar Chinese Spring chromosome 7D, IWGSC CS RefSeq v2.1, whole genome shotgun sequence genome:
- the LOC123171551 gene encoding uncharacterized protein, which translates to MATLCWSVDVKGGEALRSRVLDGRRGAVTSVSLVGPPSGRSVAVEAYVKTASGTLALASLSSERPRAELPRPVLVMESDFFCSRVRLHGGDPAGDVAVAVRFEGRFNDHVLPPPPLCEGLEDEDGDDEDDEDDNSEAEEYSVDSEDEEDDSSSEEEEDEESDGEVDGQAASADDDVTLGSLQTLHRRKFVPEGQGQLVGGSAPRFACAGRTLGFMRVAAVESEGGDESKQILVLYRYTHFKASPDGVEQRGRTKEHQLRFIATGDHAARSLAWAGSSLGLLIYPDILSKNKKLQEITKQLQELWSSLASQVSVPPGARRVEVFVDVGILRRADYTPASMGHMYTALESMVADPWPGRFVGMELHLPVPVRSGTEGHDDDDSGRSADERPAKRRRVDVAGEDCPVCLQLLDGDDLAAWPGCGGKPHVFHGACLEGVLQNSEICRMCRHKLDIKHKLE; encoded by the coding sequence ATGGCCACCCTTTGCTGGTCCGTGGACGTCAAGGGCGGCGAAGCCCTGAGGTCTCGCGTGCTAGACGGCCGCCGCGGCGCCGTCACCAGCGTCTCCCTCGTCGGCCCGCCCAGCGGCCGGAGCGTCGCCGTGGAAGCCTACGTCAAGACCGCCAGCGGGACCCTAGCGCTCGCATCGTTGTCATCCGAGAGGCCCCGCGCGGAGCTGCCGCGGCCGGTGCTCGTGATGGAAAGCGATTTCTTCTGCTCTCGCGTGAGGCTTCATGGAGGCGATCCCGCCGGTGATGTGGCCGTCGCCGTTCGGTTCGAGGGTCGCTTTAACGATCAcgttcttcctccgccgccgctgtGCGAGGGGTTGGAGGACGAAGATGGcgatgacgaggatgacgaggacgacaACAGCGAGGCCGAGGAATACTCGGTGGATTCGGAAGACGAGGAAGATGACAGcagcagcgaggaggaggaggacgaggagagcgacggcGAGGTCGACGGACAAGCGGCCAGCGCCGACGATGACGTGACGCTAGGCAGTCTACAGACGCTGCACCGTAGGAAGTTCGTCCCCGAGGGGCAAGGGCAACTCGTTGGAGGTTCGGCGCCGCGGTTCGCCTGCGCCGGGAGGACGCTCGGCTTCATGCGGGTCGCCGCCGTGGAGAGCGAAGGAGGAGACGAGAGCAAGCAGATCTTGGTTCTCTACCGCTACACCCACTTCAAGGCGTCACCGGACGGCGTGGAACAGCGAGGGAGGACGAAGGAGCACCAGCTCCGGTTCATCGCCACCGGCGACCACGCGGCGAGGTCGCTGGCATGGGCCGGATCGTCTCTGGGCCTGCTGATATACCCCGATATCTTGAGCAAGAACAAGAAACTCCAGGAGATCACAAAGCAGCTCCAGGAGCTATGGTCCAGCTTGGCGTCGCAGGTGAGCGTCCCGCCGGGAGCAAGGCGCGTCGAGGTGTTCGTGGACGTCGGCATCCTCCGGCGGGCGGACTACACGCCGGCGAGCATGGGGCACATGTACACCGCGCTGGAGAGCATGGTGGCGGACCCGTGGCCCGGGCGCTTCGTCGGCATGGAGTTGCACTTGCCGGTGCCGGTCCGGTCCGGCACGGAAGGCCACGACGATGATGATAGCGGCAGAAGCGCAGACGAGCGGCCGGCAAAGCGGAGGAGGGTAGACGTCGCCGGGGAGGATTGCCCCGTCTGCTTGCAGCTGCTGGATGGCGACGACCTCGCCGCGTGGCCCGGGTGCGGCGGCAAGCCGCACGTCTTCCATGGCGCGTGCCTGGAGGGCGTCCTCCAGAACAGCGAGATCTGCCGTATGTGCAGACACAAGCTGGACATCAAACACAAGCTAGAGTGA